The genomic stretch CGGACCGCACGTACGCGCCGCCCACGCCGAATTGGAGGATCGCGGCGGGGTCATGGCGCGTCAGCGCAAGAGTCAGGGCCACGGCCGTATTGACCTGGCCCACGCCGCCCTCGATCAGGAGCACCGGCTTCCCGCACAACGAGCCCAGGTGCCAGGGCCGGACCAGGGGATCGTCCGTTTCGGAAATCTCCATCCGTGCCTGGACCCGTTCCTGTTCCATTTTCGTCGCGGTGATGAGTAGATAGTCCAGATTCATGGCTCACCTCTGTACCCGGCCCTCGACGGCCAGCAGGTAGAGGGTTTGTGAAACGGCGTTGGAATCAATCCACTCCAGGTAGTCTGCTTCCGCGGCCGCTCGCTGCGATTCGGTCAAATACCCGTCCTGAACCAATTGAAACCCACGGGTCGCGGCAACCGCCGACCAGATACCCAGCCGGGATTTACCGTCGCCGTCATGGCTGTCGGCGTATTCATGCTGCGCGGTTTCCCGGATGTCAACGAGTCCCAGCCGCTCCAATGCAGGCGCGATATTGTCGGCAATCGCGTTATCCATGCCGGCATCGGAACGCCAGGCCAGGAACGCTTCATAAAACGCCTTCATGCTCGTGGGTGGCCGCGGATTCCACACGATCTTCTCATGGTTGTAGTCCAGCGCAAGAAACCGGCCGCCCGGTGCAATGGCACTTACACAGGATGCGATCGCCCGCCTGGGAGCGGAATGCCACTGGATCACCCGGGCCGCACTGACCAGGTCGAATGTGCGATAGAACGGCATATGGAGTATATCGGCTGCGACGAAACCGGGGCCGCAAGGGCTTGCGTCGACGGCCTGGCGGATCAGGTCTATGTCGATATCAAGCCCTACGGTGACGCCAGAATCGTTTTTCTCGTCAATGCCCCGCGTAATCGCCCCGGTTCCGCACCCGACGTCCAGCACACGCATCCCGGGTCGAAGCAGCTCGTCAAGCCGCCGGTGCGAGGAAGAAAGCGTTCGTTCATTCAGGATCTCTTCCGTACCGGATGGCATACGTGCGCGTATCCGTGCCTGGTCCGCCGCCTTCCTGGTGTCCGCCCCCTTCGTGCTATCCGTGTCCTTCCTGCTGTCCTGCTTCAGCATTCGACATCGACCCACCGGCCCGCATCGTTCGACTCGACCGCCGCATCGATAACGAGCTGGGCCGCCAGGCCGTCCCGGAACGTGGGCGGTTCGTCCTCGTCCTGCCGGATATTGTTAAGGAATGACGTCACGATGGTGCGGTCACCAGGCGGTTCCGGCATCTCGACGGGCTTGTATTCCGCCTCCGTGGACCGTTCCGTGAGGCGCCGGTCGCCCGTCATCTGCCAGCGGTAGGAGGTCCGTTCGCAATCTATCCGTATGGAATGTTCCTGGTGGAGCCTGCTGGCTCGGATCGATCCACGGGCGCCGTTTTCGAACCGCAGCAGCAAATGACAAACGTCATCGTTTTCCACCGGTCCGGTCTCCGTGGGAATATCCAATATACCCTCTCGATGCTGCCGACGCAGTTCGCCGAAGTGCCTATCTGACGTCAGCACCGGACGCCGCGGAATATAGGTGGCCAACTCCGCATTTACCTGCCGTATCTCGCCGACCAGCCAGCGGGCCGCATCGATCATGTATACCCCGAGGTCGCCCAGGGCCCCGGTTCCGGCCTCGGTCCGCTTGAACCGCCAGGTCAGCGGAAAGCGGGGATCCCTGGCCCAGTCGAAGGACCAATGGGCGTTGAAAGTATGAATCTTGCCGGCCCGTCCCTCCCGCAGCAGGCGTGCAAGGAGCTGGAGCGCCGGAAAAAGACGGATGCCCGACTGCATGCCCGTTTTCATGCTGCCCGCCTTCGCGCCAGCGCACATCTCCCGGGCCTGCGACCCGTTCAGTGCAAGGGGCTTTTCGCAGAACACGGATTTCCCGGCCGCCAGGGCTGCGAGGGCAATGGGATGGTGCAGGTGATGGGGCGTGGCGATACCGACGGCGTCGATGTCGTCTCGATTAAGCAGCTCGTTCGCGTCCCGGCACACGTGGGGAATGTCATACTGTTCCGCAAGGGACCGGGCGCTTTCGATACGGCGGCTGGCAACCGCGGTCAGCGTGGTTTCTTTCCGCCACGCCTCCGCATGGGAATGGGCAATGTGCCCGGCGCCGATCATGCCGATACGAACGATGTCATTCATGGAGCAGACCGCCCTGCCGGAGCAAAGCCTCCGTGGTCGGTTCCCTTCCGCGGAAATCCCGGAAGACGTCCATGGGATGCCGGCTGCCGCCCAGGGCAAGGATGGTATCGCGGAACCGCCTGCCCAGCAGACGCATCTCCTCTTCGTTCTCCAGCCCCGCTTCCTCGAAGGCGGAGAAGGCGTCCGCGCTGAGCACTTCCGACCACTTGTAGCTGTAATACCCCGAGGCGTAGCCTCCCGCGAAAATGTGGGAGAACGAGCAGAAGAACCGGTCTTCCTCCAGCGACGGCAGGATCAGCGTCTCCGCGTCGATCCGGCGCTGCACGTCCAGGATCGTCTCCGTTCCCGCGGGATCGAAGTACTCGTGCAGTTCCATGTCGAGCAGGCCGAAGTTGACCTGCCTGAGGGTGTTGCTGCCCTCCCGGAAGGTCCTGGCGCCGAGCAGACGTTCGATGATCTCGTCGGGAAGCAGTTCGTCCGTCTCGTAGTGACGGGCCAGTCCCTTCAACGTCCCCCGGTCGTAACACCAGTTTTCCATGAACTGGCTGGCGATCTCCACCGCGTCCCACTCCACGTTGGAAATGCCGGACGCCATGCCGTAGTCGATGGTGGTCAGCATGTGCTGGAGCGCGTGGCCGAATTCGTGGAACAGCGTTTCCACTTCGCGGAACGTCATGAGCGAGGGCTTGCCGCCGACGGGTTTGCCCTGATTGCAGATCATGTAGGCCACGGGCAGCCGGGTGGCCTGTCCCGCGGAAGCCATGACCGCGCTTCTGCCCACAAGCGTATCCATCCAC from Gemmatimonadota bacterium encodes the following:
- a CDS encoding methyltransferase domain-containing protein, which codes for MPSGTEEILNERTLSSSHRRLDELLRPGMRVLDVGCGTGAITRGIDEKNDSGVTVGLDIDIDLIRQAVDASPCGPGFVAADILHMPFYRTFDLVSAARVIQWHSAPRRAIASCVSAIAPGGRFLALDYNHEKIVWNPRPPTSMKAFYEAFLAWRSDAGMDNAIADNIAPALERLGLVDIRETAQHEYADSHDGDGKSRLGIWSAVAATRGFQLVQDGYLTESQRAAAEADYLEWIDSNAVSQTLYLLAVEGRVQR
- a CDS encoding Gfo/Idh/MocA family oxidoreductase — encoded protein: MNDIVRIGMIGAGHIAHSHAEAWRKETTLTAVASRRIESARSLAEQYDIPHVCRDANELLNRDDIDAVGIATPHHLHHPIALAALAAGKSVFCEKPLALNGSQAREMCAGAKAGSMKTGMQSGIRLFPALQLLARLLREGRAGKIHTFNAHWSFDWARDPRFPLTWRFKRTEAGTGALGDLGVYMIDAARWLVGEIRQVNAELATYIPRRPVLTSDRHFGELRRQHREGILDIPTETGPVENDDVCHLLLRFENGARGSIRASRLHQEHSIRIDCERTSYRWQMTGDRRLTERSTEAEYKPVEMPEPPGDRTIVTSFLNNIRQDEDEPPTFRDGLAAQLVIDAAVESNDAGRWVDVEC